One Candidatus Omnitrophota bacterium genomic region harbors:
- the fusA gene encoding elongation factor G — translation MDRYPAQNVRNVIFVSHSGSGKTSLIEALLFNAKMTTRLGKVAEGNTHSDYNADEIERKISITSKFLHLIWKNTRVHILDTPGYADFVGDVIAPLRAADAAVLLIEAVHGIEVGTERVWQFLEERNLPRAIFINKLDKENANFENTLNSIRDRFGKQCVALQLPVGEELSLKGVEGVLPKDGRYKEELLDAVVETDDTLTEEFLEGKEISREEMAKALKSACISGKIIPVFCGSAVQNIGVTELLDAIVDLFPSPADRPPVEGINPKTKEPAKRNPVDTEPFSAFIFKDIFDPYVGHLTLFRVFSGTIESNTGFYNSSRDLKERIGQIYVLQGKEQVPIQKAGAGDIAAVAKLKDSHNNDSLCDERNPIAFPATSFPEPCISDSVKPKTRQDEEKIMGALTRLASEDPTFRITRNEQTHELVISGMGDLHLDVMLDRMKKRFGVDVEVGVPKVPYKETIKKAVKIQGKFKRQSGGRGQYGDCWLELQPLPHGQQFEFVDKVVGGAIPRQFIPSVEKGVREAMTKGFLAGYPVVDIRVTVYDGSFHEVDSSDMAFQIAGSMAFKSGQEQASPVLLEPIMGVEIIVPNDYLGQITGDINSRRGRIMGIEGRGKQEYVKANIPMAEMFKYATELRSMTGGRGSYSMKFDHYEEVPAKITNLIVANTKKAAEEAAGGHANHGHEHHK, via the coding sequence ATGGATAGATACCCCGCACAGAACGTCCGTAACGTAATTTTCGTCTCGCATTCCGGTTCGGGGAAGACTTCACTGATCGAGGCGCTCCTCTTTAACGCCAAGATGACCACCCGGCTCGGAAAGGTAGCGGAAGGCAACACCCACTCCGACTACAATGCCGACGAGATAGAACGAAAGATCTCCATCACCTCGAAATTCCTACACCTCATCTGGAAGAACACAAGGGTCCATATCCTCGATACGCCGGGGTACGCCGATTTCGTCGGCGACGTGATAGCGCCATTGCGCGCGGCCGACGCGGCCGTGCTTTTGATCGAGGCGGTCCACGGCATAGAGGTCGGGACCGAACGCGTATGGCAATTCCTGGAGGAGAGGAACCTTCCGCGCGCGATATTCATAAATAAACTCGATAAAGAGAACGCCAATTTTGAGAATACCCTCAACTCGATACGCGACAGGTTCGGGAAACAGTGCGTCGCGCTCCAGCTTCCCGTAGGGGAGGAGCTTTCGCTTAAAGGCGTAGAGGGCGTCCTGCCGAAGGACGGCAGATATAAGGAAGAGTTGCTCGACGCGGTCGTCGAGACCGACGACACGCTTACCGAGGAATTCCTGGAAGGCAAAGAGATCTCCCGGGAGGAGATGGCCAAGGCGCTCAAGTCGGCGTGTATCTCGGGAAAGATCATCCCGGTCTTTTGCGGCTCGGCAGTCCAGAATATCGGGGTGACAGAACTCCTGGACGCGATCGTCGACCTTTTCCCGTCGCCGGCAGACAGGCCGCCGGTCGAGGGCATAAACCCGAAGACGAAAGAACCGGCCAAGAGAAATCCCGTCGATACCGAACCCTTCTCGGCATTCATATTCAAGGATATATTCGATCCTTACGTGGGCCACCTTACGCTCTTCAGGGTATTCTCAGGGACGATAGAATCGAACACCGGATTCTATAATTCTTCGAGGGACCTCAAGGAGCGTATAGGGCAGATCTATGTCCTGCAGGGTAAGGAGCAGGTGCCCATACAGAAGGCCGGCGCCGGGGATATAGCCGCAGTCGCCAAACTCAAGGATTCACATAATAACGATTCCCTTTGCGACGAGAGGAACCCCATCGCCTTCCCGGCAACGTCATTCCCGGAACCGTGCATATCTGATTCCGTAAAACCCAAGACGCGCCAGGATGAGGAGAAGATAATGGGCGCATTGACGCGCCTCGCCTCGGAAGACCCGACGTTCAGGATAACCCGCAACGAGCAGACGCACGAGCTCGTAATATCGGGAATGGGCGACCTCCACCTGGATGTAATGCTCGACAGGATGAAGAAGCGTTTCGGCGTAGATGTAGAGGTCGGCGTTCCCAAAGTCCCCTATAAAGAGACGATAAAAAAGGCCGTCAAGATACAGGGCAAATTCAAGAGGCAGTCCGGCGGCCGCGGGCAATACGGCGACTGCTGGCTGGAGCTCCAGCCGTTGCCGCACGGACAGCAATTCGAGTTCGTGGACAAAGTCGTCGGCGGAGCGATCCCGAGGCAATTTATCCCGTCCGTAGAGAAGGGCGTAAGGGAAGCGATGACCAAGGGCTTCCTCGCCGGATACCCTGTCGTCGATATCAGGGTGACCGTATACGACGGTTCGTTCCACGAGGTCGATTCGTCGGATATGGCTTTCCAGATAGCCGGTTCGATGGCCTTCAAGAGCGGCCAGGAACAGGCGAGCCCAGTCCTTTTGGAGCCGATAATGGGCGTAGAGATAATCGTCCCTAATGATTACCTCGGGCAGATAACCGGCGATATTAACTCCCGCCGCGGGAGGATAATGGGCATTGAGGGGAGAGGGAAACAGGAGTATGTCAAAGCCAATATACCCATGGCCGAGATGTTCAAATACGCGACCGAACTGCGTTCCATGACAGGCGGCCGCGGCTCATATTCGATGAAGTTCGACCACTACGAGGAAGTTCCCGCCAAGATCACAAATCTGATAGTTGCCAACACCAAGAAGGCGGCCGAAGAAGCGGCAGGCGGCCACGCCAACCACGGCCACGAGCACCACAAATAG